Proteins from one Scylla paramamosain isolate STU-SP2022 chromosome 3, ASM3559412v1, whole genome shotgun sequence genomic window:
- the LOC135095619 gene encoding uncharacterized protein LOC135095619 isoform X2: MLSSIILMVLVASTAAVSPPGPTCRLRLRQPMPQPIYRPPYPPSNYYPSTGGMWVCYTSYGYSGSVPYQYGYRPGYWPYGAAAAAPVAAAAPVAAAAPVAAAAPVAAAVPYPIAARVVTAPVPVPAPVAPYPYYGAVAQTRPAALPYPFPGSLPVTVRRARKTRNAATDEVQQQPSSSIAKYLPQAEHLPSITNSTPQADHPLPSINDLILKAEQPLPSIVEAIPQAELPLPSSPASEQPLLAAIQSPNTVAGKLAVSVVFSTSNSFMHNFFTHQLYPAVHALGIHLTLDLLPHPDGGCQPGSSKCLGSSLMVCAAEALPLPTAQLAFSACFMKGTLGLQDQSYPAVMNAAKTCMGPFSVLNWMQMAGCVSSGRGEQLFDAATKRLNLLVPGPQNVPIVAFNQEVVIADASALNLFPALLCQQLSQVPEASAFCSYNTLY; the protein is encoded by the exons ATCATCctgatggtgctggtggcgagCACCGCAGCTGTGTCTCCTCCAGGGCCAACGTGTCGCCTGCGCCTGCGACAACCCATGCCGCAACCGATTTACAGGCCGCCGTATCCTCCCTCTAATTATTACCCCTCGACCGGGGGCATGTGGGTCTGCTACACGTCGTACGGATACAGTGGCTCTGTCCCTTACCAATATGGCTATCGTCCAGGCTATTGGCCTTATGGCGCCGCAGCCGCCGCACCCGTCGCAGCCGCCGCACCCGTCGCAGCCGCCGCACCTGTTGCAGCCGCAGCACCCGTCGCAGCAGCTGTACCTTACCCAATTGCCGCACGAGTGGTAACCGCACCCGTCCCAGTCCCCGCACCCGTCGCACCATACCCATACTATGGTGCTGTCGCTCAAACTCGGCCTGCTGCTCTCCCATATCCCTTCCCTGGAAGTCTTCCTGTCACGGTG AGGAGAgcgaggaagacgagaaatgCGGCGACCGACGAGGTTCAGCAACAACCCTCGTCTTCCATCGCCAAGTATTTACCGCAAGCAGAACACCTACCTTCCATCACCAACTCCACACCACAAGCAGATCACCCCTTGCCCTCCATCAACGATTTAATACTAAAGGCAGAACAACCTTTGCCTTCCATCGTCGAGGCCATACCCCAGGCAGAACTACCCTTGCCTTCGTCCCCCGCCAGTGAACAGCCCTTGCTCGCAGCCATCCAGTCGCCAAACACCGTCGCTGGGAAG CTTGCCGTGAGCGTGGTCTTCTCCACCAGCAACAGCTTCATGCACAACTTTTTCACACACCAGCTGTACCCGGCTGTGCACGCCCTCGGCATCCACCTCACCCTCGACCTGCTGCCTCACCCG GATGGAGGTTGCCAGCCCGGCTCCAGCAAATGTCTTGGAAGCTCCCTGATGGTCTGTGCTGCCGAGGCGCTGCCCCTCCCAACCGCACAACTTGCCTTCTCGGCGTGTTTCATGAAGGGCACCCTCGGCCTGCAGGATCAAAGCTATCCCGCTGTTATGAATGCAGCCAAGACG TGCATGGGTCCCTTCAGCGTCCTTAACTGGATGCAGATGGCAGGCTGCGTGTCGTCAGGACGAGGCGAGCAGCTATTCGATGCTGCTACCAAACGTCTCAACCTTCTCGTCCCTGGCCCACAAAACGTCCCCATTGTGGCTTTCAATCAG GAAGTGGTGATAGCTGATGCGAGCGCCCTGAATCTCTTCCCAGCATTGTTGTGTCAGCAGCTGAGCCAAGTCCCCGAGGCTAGTGCGTTCTGCTCCTACAACACTCTTTACTGA
- the LOC135095619 gene encoding uncharacterized protein LOC135095619 isoform X1 — protein sequence MLSSIILMVLVASTAAVSPPGPTCRLRLRQPMPQPIYRPPYPPSNYYPSTGGMWVCYTSYGYSGSVPYQYGYRPGYWPYGAAAAAPVAAAAPVAAAAPVAAAAPVAAAVPYPIAARVVTAPVPVPAPVAPYPYYGAVAQTRPAALPYPFPGSLPVTVRRARKTRNAATDEVQQQPSSSIAKYLPQAEHLPSITNSTPQADHPLPSINDLILKAEQPLPSIVEAIPQAELPLPSSPASEQPLLAAIQSPNTVAGKLAVSVVFSTSNSFMHNFFTHQLYPAVHALGIHLTLDLLPHPVRGTHQGQKIDGGCQPGSSKCLGSSLMVCAAEALPLPTAQLAFSACFMKGTLGLQDQSYPAVMNAAKTCMGPFSVLNWMQMAGCVSSGRGEQLFDAATKRLNLLVPGPQNVPIVAFNQEVVIADASALNLFPALLCQQLSQVPEASAFCSYNTLY from the exons ATCATCctgatggtgctggtggcgagCACCGCAGCTGTGTCTCCTCCAGGGCCAACGTGTCGCCTGCGCCTGCGACAACCCATGCCGCAACCGATTTACAGGCCGCCGTATCCTCCCTCTAATTATTACCCCTCGACCGGGGGCATGTGGGTCTGCTACACGTCGTACGGATACAGTGGCTCTGTCCCTTACCAATATGGCTATCGTCCAGGCTATTGGCCTTATGGCGCCGCAGCCGCCGCACCCGTCGCAGCCGCCGCACCCGTCGCAGCCGCCGCACCTGTTGCAGCCGCAGCACCCGTCGCAGCAGCTGTACCTTACCCAATTGCCGCACGAGTGGTAACCGCACCCGTCCCAGTCCCCGCACCCGTCGCACCATACCCATACTATGGTGCTGTCGCTCAAACTCGGCCTGCTGCTCTCCCATATCCCTTCCCTGGAAGTCTTCCTGTCACGGTG AGGAGAgcgaggaagacgagaaatgCGGCGACCGACGAGGTTCAGCAACAACCCTCGTCTTCCATCGCCAAGTATTTACCGCAAGCAGAACACCTACCTTCCATCACCAACTCCACACCACAAGCAGATCACCCCTTGCCCTCCATCAACGATTTAATACTAAAGGCAGAACAACCTTTGCCTTCCATCGTCGAGGCCATACCCCAGGCAGAACTACCCTTGCCTTCGTCCCCCGCCAGTGAACAGCCCTTGCTCGCAGCCATCCAGTCGCCAAACACCGTCGCTGGGAAG CTTGCCGTGAGCGTGGTCTTCTCCACCAGCAACAGCTTCATGCACAACTTTTTCACACACCAGCTGTACCCGGCTGTGCACGCCCTCGGCATCCACCTCACCCTCGACCTGCTGCCTCACCCGGTACGTGGCACGCACCAAGGCCAGAAAATT GATGGAGGTTGCCAGCCCGGCTCCAGCAAATGTCTTGGAAGCTCCCTGATGGTCTGTGCTGCCGAGGCGCTGCCCCTCCCAACCGCACAACTTGCCTTCTCGGCGTGTTTCATGAAGGGCACCCTCGGCCTGCAGGATCAAAGCTATCCCGCTGTTATGAATGCAGCCAAGACG TGCATGGGTCCCTTCAGCGTCCTTAACTGGATGCAGATGGCAGGCTGCGTGTCGTCAGGACGAGGCGAGCAGCTATTCGATGCTGCTACCAAACGTCTCAACCTTCTCGTCCCTGGCCCACAAAACGTCCCCATTGTGGCTTTCAATCAG GAAGTGGTGATAGCTGATGCGAGCGCCCTGAATCTCTTCCCAGCATTGTTGTGTCAGCAGCTGAGCCAAGTCCCCGAGGCTAGTGCGTTCTGCTCCTACAACACTCTTTACTGA
- the LOC135095596 gene encoding eukaryotic translation initiation factor 5-like, which yields MSYNVNRNVMDAFYRYKMPKIMAKVEGKGNGIKTVVVNMSDVAKALGRPPTYPCKYFGCELGAQTQFDTKNDRYIVNGSHDAAKLQDLLDGFIKRFVLCPKCENPETVLFPNEKKGIIKQSCKACGHQGMLDMKHKLTTFILKNHPDTKPNTPGTALTKRKDHSKKTENGQKDSLRPHSPRAEKSDASDNDMNGDTEDVDDEDWSLDVSEEAMKARQKILTAGVKSLTITNDIEKTQSERLEVFFEYCKTKIDEGELKPGAKVSIYKDIAGEAERLDIKENKAVMVLVELLLDENIIKQIPQYRILLVLFTHGNPKSQKYFIGAVEKLIELNKDTLLSKVPIIFKAMYDHDVIEEEVLLDWGKKVSKKYVSKETAAEIHAKAQPFLKWLQEAEVEETTEEEEEDGNVEFDVHAKSESLKEQEAKKAVDNQPVVAEAPKTAGPGEEDDDESDLDIDNL from the exons ATGAGTTACAACGTGAACCGTAACGTGATGGACGCCTTCTACCGGTACAAGATGCCCAAGATCATGGCCAAGGTAGAGGGCAAAGGCAATGGCATCAAGACTGTTGTGGTCAACATGTCGGACGTGGCCAAGGCTCTTGGTCGTCCCCCAACCT ATCCTTGCAAGTACTTTGGCTGCGAATTGGGCGCCCAGACCCAGTTTGACACCAAGAATGACCGTTACATCGTCAACGGCTCCCACGATGCAGCCAAGCTGCAGGACCTTCTCGATGGATTCATCAAGAGATTCGTCCTCTGCCCCAAATGTGAAAACCCTGAAACTGTCCTCTTCCCTAAT GAGAAGAAGGGCATAATCAAGCAGTCTTGCAAGGCGTGTGGCCACCAAGGGATGCTGGACATGAAGCACAAACTCACCACCTTCATCCTCAAGAATCACCCAG ACACCAAGCCCAACACACCTGGCACAGCCCTGACCAAGAGGAAGGATCActccaagaagactgagaatgGCCAGAAGGATTCTCTGCGTCCCCATTCTCCTCGTGCTGAAAAGTCTGATGCCTCAGACAATGACATGAACGGGGACACTGAGGATGTAGAT GATGAGGACTGGAGCCTTGATGTTAGTGAAGAAGCCATGAAAGCAAGACAGAAGATCCTGACTGCAGGAGTGAAAAGCCTCACCATTACCAATGACATTGAGAAGACACAGAGTGAACGTTTGGAAGTGTTCTTTGAGTACTGCAAG ACCAAGATTGATGAGGGGGAGCTGAAGCCTGGAGCCAAGGTATCCATCTATAAGGACATTGCTGGTGAGGCTGAGAGGCTGGACATCAAGGAGAACAAGGCTGTCATGGTGCTGGTGGAACTTCTGCTGGATGAGAACATCATCAAGCAG ATTCCTCAGTACCGCATTCTGTTGGTGCTGTTTACTCATGGCAACCCTAAGAGTCAAAAGTACTTCATTGGTGCTGTTGAGAAACTGATAGAGCTGAACAAGGACACCCTGCTCTCCAAAGTGCCCATAATCTTCAAG GCTATGTATGACCATGATGTGATTGAGGAAGAAGTACTGCTGGACTGGGGCAAGAAGGTCTCCAAGAAGTATGTGAGCAAAGAGACGGCAGCTGAGATCCATGCTAAGGCCCAGCCCTTCCTGAAGTGGCTGCAGGAGGCTGAGGTGGAGGAGaccacagaagaggaggaggaagatgggaatgTAGAG TTTGATGTTCATGCAAAGAGCGAGAGCCTGAAGGAACAAGAGGCCAAGAAGGCTGTCGATAACCAGCCCGTGGTTGCTGAGGCTCCTAAGACTGCTGGgcctggggaggaggatgatgacgaAAGTGACCTGGATATTGACAATCTGTGA